A region of Deltaproteobacteria bacterium DNA encodes the following proteins:
- a CDS encoding 2-oxoacid:ferredoxin oxidoreductase subunit beta produces the protein MTTNASSNGKLTRKDFVSDQEVRWCPGCGDYAILKAVQSVMPEIDVPRENIVFVSGIGCSSRFPYYMNTYGMHTIHGRAPAIATGLKLARPDLSVWVVTGDGDGLSIGGNHLLHALRRNIDINILLFNNRIYGLTKGQYSPTSELGKINKSAPMGSIDRPVNPLAFALGASATFVARCVDVEVKVLQSVLQRAAAHKGGAFIEILQNCNVFNDGAFVPITDRAVRDDRQLRLEHGKPLLFGKDKSRGIRVRPDLTPEVVEVGDGPGQVPVSEIAVHDERGSAAYAFMLAQMDYPEFPAPMGVLHAVDAPAYEQLSAAQIAAAKQKNGAGDLKSLLHAGTTWDVH, from the coding sequence ATGACCACAAACGCAAGCAGTAACGGAAAGCTCACCCGCAAGGACTTCGTCAGCGACCAGGAGGTCCGCTGGTGCCCGGGGTGCGGTGACTACGCCATCCTCAAGGCGGTTCAATCGGTCATGCCGGAGATCGACGTTCCGCGCGAAAACATCGTGTTCGTATCCGGAATCGGCTGTTCGAGTCGGTTCCCGTACTACATGAACACGTACGGCATGCACACGATCCACGGCCGCGCGCCCGCCATCGCAACCGGACTCAAGCTCGCGCGCCCGGATCTGTCGGTCTGGGTCGTCACCGGCGACGGCGACGGGCTCAGCATTGGCGGCAACCACTTGTTGCACGCACTGCGGCGCAACATCGACATCAACATCCTGCTGTTCAACAACCGCATTTACGGCCTCACGAAGGGCCAGTATTCGCCGACGTCGGAGCTCGGCAAGATCAACAAGTCCGCGCCGATGGGATCGATCGACCGGCCGGTCAACCCGCTGGCGTTCGCGCTCGGCGCATCCGCCACGTTCGTCGCGCGATGCGTCGACGTCGAGGTCAAGGTTCTGCAGAGCGTGCTGCAACGGGCCGCCGCGCACAAAGGCGGTGCGTTCATCGAAATCTTGCAGAACTGCAACGTGTTCAACGACGGCGCGTTCGTGCCGATCACGGATCGAGCCGTTCGCGACGACCGCCAGCTACGGCTCGAACACGGCAAACCGCTGCTGTTCGGCAAGGACAAGTCGCGCGGAATTCGGGTCCGCCCGGACCTGACCCCCGAGGTCGTCGAGGTCGGCGACGGCCCCGGGCAAGTGCCTGTGTCCGAGATCGCGGTACACGACGAGCGCGGCAGCGCGGCGTACGCATTCATGCTCGCCCAGATGGACTACCCGGAATTCCCGGCTCCGATGGGCGTGCTGCACGCCGTCGACGCCCCAGCGTACGAGCAGCTGTCGGCCGCCCAGATCGCCGCCGCCAAGCAGAAGAACGGCGCGGGCGATCTCAAGTCGCTGCTGCACGCCGGAACGACCTGGGACGTGCACTGA
- a CDS encoding NADH-quinone oxidoreductase subunit M: MLVLMTFIPLLGMFVLMFLPKGRDDLVRWTTLAFVSVPLVLAVYVWRQFDPSIGLADGNWGLQFVAHTTWIESFNIEFFFGVDGISILMVLLTALVSFIACISSWTISKHVRGYMMMFLLLETGMMGTFVALDFFLFYVFWEVMLLPMYFLIGIWGGPRKEYAAIKFFLYTLAGSVLMLLALIALYYTSGDPGVALAHGQPLALIDGTPTAHTFDLMKMAHLNDYAAAGPILGVKFTHIVWIALFIGFAIKVPMFPFHTWLPDAHVEAPTAISVILAGVLLKMGTYGMFRMNYAILPDATVWAAGAIAMFGVINILYGAFCAFAQTDLKKMVAYSSVSHMGFVLLGMAAFTSQGLSGAMMQMFNHGTITSMLFLLVGVIYDRAHTRDINAFGGVASKMPVYAAFFGFAFMASLGLPGLSGFIGEALVFLGAFNRYQLLVILAATGVVVTAAYHLWAMQRIMLGQFNTKWSEALRQDLTKRELLMLVPLAVIVFVLGFYPMPALNLIHTGLADLRDIVLSVAG, encoded by the coding sequence GTGCTCGTGCTGATGACCTTCATCCCACTGCTCGGGATGTTCGTTTTGATGTTCCTGCCGAAGGGCCGCGACGACCTCGTGCGCTGGACCACGCTCGCGTTCGTCTCGGTGCCGCTCGTGCTCGCCGTATACGTCTGGCGGCAGTTCGATCCATCGATTGGCCTTGCGGACGGCAACTGGGGCCTTCAGTTCGTCGCGCACACCACGTGGATCGAGTCGTTCAACATCGAGTTCTTCTTCGGTGTCGACGGGATCTCCATCCTCATGGTGCTGCTGACGGCGCTCGTGTCGTTCATCGCCTGCATCTCGTCGTGGACGATTTCCAAGCACGTCCGCGGCTACATGATGATGTTCCTGCTGCTCGAGACCGGCATGATGGGCACGTTCGTCGCCCTCGACTTCTTCCTGTTCTACGTGTTCTGGGAAGTGATGCTGTTGCCGATGTACTTCCTCATCGGCATTTGGGGCGGGCCGCGCAAGGAGTACGCCGCGATCAAGTTCTTCCTGTACACGTTGGCGGGCTCCGTGTTGATGCTGTTGGCGCTGATCGCGCTGTACTACACGTCTGGCGACCCCGGAGTTGCTCTCGCCCACGGCCAACCGCTCGCGCTGATCGACGGCACGCCGACGGCGCACACGTTCGACCTGATGAAGATGGCCCACCTCAACGACTACGCGGCGGCCGGTCCCATCCTGGGCGTGAAGTTCACGCACATCGTATGGATTGCGCTGTTCATCGGGTTCGCGATCAAAGTGCCCATGTTCCCGTTCCACACGTGGCTTCCCGATGCGCACGTCGAGGCGCCTACGGCGATCTCCGTGATCTTGGCCGGCGTGCTGCTGAAGATGGGCACGTACGGCATGTTCCGCATGAACTACGCGATCCTGCCCGACGCGACCGTGTGGGCGGCCGGCGCCATCGCCATGTTTGGTGTCATCAACATCCTGTACGGCGCGTTCTGCGCGTTCGCCCAGACGGACCTCAAGAAGATGGTCGCCTACTCGTCCGTGTCGCACATGGGCTTCGTGTTGCTCGGCATGGCGGCATTCACGAGCCAGGGGCTATCCGGCGCGATGATGCAGATGTTCAACCACGGGACGATCACGTCGATGCTGTTCCTACTCGTCGGCGTCATCTACGACCGCGCCCACACGCGCGACATCAACGCATTCGGCGGCGTCGCGAGCAAGATGCCGGTCTACGCGGCGTTCTTTGGGTTCGCGTTCATGGCGTCCCTCGGCCTGCCCGGCCTGTCGGGATTCATCGGGGAGGCGCTGGTGTTCCTCGGCGCGTTCAATCGGTACCAGCTGTTGGTGATCCTGGCCGCGACCGGCGTGGTGGTCACGGCGGCCTACCACTTGTGGGCGATGCAGCGGATCATGCTCGGACAGTTCAATACGAAGTGGTCCGAGGCGCTGCGCCAGGACTTGACCAAGCGCGAGTTGCTGATGCTCGTGCCGCTCGCCGTGATCGTGTTCGTCCTCGGCTTCTATCCGATGCCGGCGCTCAACCTCATCCACACGGGGCTCGCGGATCTGCGGGACATCGTCCTCTCCGTCGCCGGGTAG
- a CDS encoding MBL fold metallo-hydrolase, which produces MRVHHVNCGTFCPPAARLAIGQPHLVCHCLILETDRDGLVLVDTGIGALDVANPDRLGRATRALLGPSLDPAEAAIERVRALGFDRDDVRHIVVTHLDLDHAGGLPDFPRAHVHAHAAEVYAATRGPTAAERYRYVPAHWAHQPRWETYPDAGDTWFGFDAVRRLRGVDADIALVPLIGHTRGHTGVAVREDGGWLLHAGDAYFHRGALADPPHVPTGLRVFEAMNAIDAAMRAYNVARLGELARVRAAEVDVFCSHDPVELERYAEPE; this is translated from the coding sequence ATGCGCGTCCACCACGTCAACTGCGGCACATTCTGTCCGCCGGCCGCCCGCCTCGCCATCGGCCAGCCGCATCTGGTCTGTCACTGCCTGATCTTGGAGACCGATCGCGACGGGCTCGTGCTCGTCGACACCGGCATCGGCGCGCTCGACGTCGCCAACCCGGACCGCCTCGGCCGGGCAACGCGCGCCTTGCTCGGGCCATCGCTCGATCCCGCCGAGGCCGCCATCGAGCGGGTCCGCGCGCTCGGGTTCGACCGCGACGACGTGCGCCACATCGTCGTCACACACCTCGACCTCGACCACGCCGGCGGGCTGCCCGATTTTCCGCGCGCACACGTCCACGCCCACGCCGCCGAGGTGTACGCGGCGACCCGCGGGCCGACGGCCGCCGAGCGGTACCGCTACGTGCCCGCCCATTGGGCCCATCAGCCACGGTGGGAGACGTACCCGGACGCGGGCGACACCTGGTTCGGGTTCGACGCGGTCCGCCGTCTCCGCGGCGTCGATGCGGACATCGCGCTCGTGCCACTCATCGGGCATACCCGCGGCCACACCGGCGTCGCGGTGCGCGAAGACGGCGGCTGGCTGCTCCACGCGGGCGACGCCTATTTTCACCGCGGCGCGCTCGCGGACCCGCCGCACGTCCCCACCGGGCTTCGCGTGTTCGAGGCCATGAACGCAATCGACGCGGCCATGCGCGCGTACAACGTCGCACGCCTCGGCGAACTCGCGCGCGTGCGCGCCGCCGAGGTCGACGTGTTCTGCTCGCACGACCCGGTCGAACTAGAACGCTACGCCGAGCCCGAGTAA
- a CDS encoding 2-oxoacid:acceptor oxidoreductase subunit alpha, which yields MNQTNAVQQVDHVVIRFAGDSGDGMQLTGTEFTRAAANAGNDIATFPDFPAEIRAPAGTLAGVSGFQLHFSSEDISTPGDSPDVLVAMNPAALKANLGDLIPGGTIIVNTGAFTPANLQKAGYEQNPLEDGSLDHFRVIPVDLNKLTNEALADMDLSTKAKQRCKNFFALGLMFWIYSRDVEPEIRAIQSKFARKPELAEANVKAFKAGYHYGETTEIFQSRYEVKPASLQPGTYRNITGNEAIALGFVTAARLADKPLFLGAYPITPASDILHYMARYKNYDVTTFQAEDEIAGICSAIGAAFGGSIAVTTSSGPGIALKTEAIGLAAMIELPLVIVNIQRGGPSTGLPTKTEQADLLQALYGRNGEAPLPVLAAKTPSDAFDVAVEAVRIAVKYMTPVFLLSDGYLANGSEPWRLPELDNLPRIEVRHRTDPDGYFVYARNAETLAREWVIPGTPGLEHRVGGLEKDYLTGNVSYDPENHHRQTLMRHARIERIASECGELDMVGDPEGDVLVLGWGGTYGALLQATRRMRALGNKVTHVHLRYLNPINPKLGDIIHNFKKVLVPELNMGQLRTVIRAKYLVDAVGYNKVQGRPFTVAELCTAISEQLS from the coding sequence ATGAACCAGACAAACGCTGTTCAACAGGTGGATCACGTCGTGATCCGGTTCGCCGGCGACTCCGGCGACGGGATGCAACTCACCGGGACCGAGTTTACCCGGGCTGCCGCCAACGCCGGCAACGACATCGCGACGTTCCCCGATTTCCCCGCTGAGATTCGCGCGCCCGCCGGCACCCTCGCCGGCGTGTCGGGATTCCAGCTCCACTTTTCCTCGGAGGACATCTCCACGCCGGGCGACTCGCCGGACGTGTTGGTCGCGATGAATCCGGCCGCGCTCAAGGCGAACCTCGGCGACTTGATCCCGGGCGGAACGATCATCGTCAACACGGGCGCGTTCACGCCGGCCAACCTGCAGAAGGCCGGCTACGAACAAAACCCGCTCGAGGACGGCTCGCTCGACCATTTCCGTGTCATCCCGGTGGACCTCAACAAGCTCACCAACGAGGCGCTGGCGGACATGGACCTGTCGACCAAGGCCAAACAGCGCTGCAAGAACTTCTTCGCGCTCGGGCTGATGTTCTGGATCTACAGCCGCGACGTCGAACCCGAGATTCGCGCCATCCAGAGCAAGTTTGCTCGCAAGCCGGAGCTGGCCGAGGCCAACGTCAAGGCGTTCAAAGCCGGGTACCACTACGGCGAGACGACGGAGATCTTCCAGTCCCGCTACGAGGTGAAGCCCGCGTCGCTACAGCCGGGCACGTATCGCAACATTACCGGCAACGAGGCGATCGCGCTCGGCTTCGTGACCGCTGCGCGGCTCGCGGACAAGCCGCTGTTTCTGGGCGCGTACCCGATCACGCCCGCGTCGGACATCCTCCACTACATGGCGCGGTACAAAAACTACGACGTCACCACGTTCCAGGCGGAGGACGAGATCGCCGGCATCTGCTCGGCAATCGGCGCCGCGTTCGGCGGTTCGATCGCGGTGACGACGTCGTCCGGGCCGGGCATCGCGCTCAAGACCGAAGCGATCGGCCTCGCCGCGATGATCGAGTTGCCGTTGGTGATCGTCAACATCCAGCGCGGCGGTCCGTCGACGGGGCTGCCCACCAAGACGGAGCAGGCGGACCTGTTGCAGGCTTTGTACGGCCGCAACGGCGAAGCGCCGCTGCCGGTACTCGCGGCCAAGACCCCGTCGGACGCGTTCGACGTGGCCGTCGAGGCGGTGCGGATCGCCGTCAAGTACATGACGCCGGTGTTTTTGCTCAGCGACGGCTACCTCGCCAACGGCTCCGAGCCGTGGCGCTTGCCGGAGTTGGACAACCTGCCTCGCATCGAGGTCCGGCACCGCACCGACCCCGACGGGTACTTCGTGTACGCGCGCAACGCCGAGACGCTCGCGCGCGAGTGGGTCATCCCCGGCACGCCCGGACTCGAGCACCGCGTCGGCGGCCTCGAAAAGGACTACCTCACCGGCAACGTCTCCTACGACCCGGAGAATCACCATCGCCAGACGTTGATGCGCCACGCGCGGATCGAGCGCATCGCCTCCGAGTGCGGCGAGTTGGACATGGTGGGCGACCCGGAGGGCGACGTGCTCGTCCTCGGCTGGGGCGGCACCTACGGCGCGCTGCTGCAAGCCACGCGCCGGATGCGCGCTCTGGGCAACAAGGTCACCCACGTCCACCTCCGCTACCTCAACCCGATCAACCCGAAGCTCGGCGACATCATCCACAACTTCAAGAAGGTGCTCGTCCCCGAGTTGAACATGGGGCAGCTCCGCACGGTCATCCGCGCCAAGTACCTCGTCGACGCGGTCGGCTACAACAAAGTGCAGGGCCGTCCTTTCACCGTGGCCGAACTGTGCACGGCCATCAGCGAGCAGCTGTCATGA
- a CDS encoding NADH-quinone oxidoreductase subunit N, whose protein sequence is MNALSNIDSLRSFAPELVLGAGVIALLVVDLVQRGSSRMVAGGIATAASIGAALALVATAPGAGGAEGLFGGLIARDPYGDFWKMLFVVATVVVGVMATRARDAVDYDQNDRDAAEFYALTLTVCLGMFVMASATDLLLAYLSLETVSILSFALAGFKHRDRKSSEAALKYAIYGGVASGCMLYGLSLLYGLTGTTSLAGIAAAELTAHNPMTLTIGVALTLAGFGYKIAVVPFHQWCPDVYEGAPTPVTAFLSVGPKAAGFALLARFFVAAVPDEVFADADSLFGSHPWPMLLGAVAVMTMTYGNLVALVQTNVKRLLAYSSIAHAGYVMMGMLVTGDDGMTAMMFYLAVYLFMNLGAFGVVCAVAERGLGEDLRAFHRLGYRAPLVAACMAVFLVSLTGLPPTAGFAGKFLLFAALIREGGALLWAIALIGVLNSAISLFYYAKILKAMYFGYEGAPAGDDSPVAIHRPHTALIVAMTVPLILLGVYWSPLLDLAAAHLSFW, encoded by the coding sequence ATGAACGCCCTCAGCAATATCGACTCCCTCCGGTCGTTTGCACCGGAACTCGTGCTCGGCGCGGGCGTGATCGCCCTGCTCGTCGTCGACCTGGTCCAGCGCGGGTCGAGCCGGATGGTCGCCGGGGGCATTGCGACCGCGGCGAGCATCGGGGCCGCGCTCGCGCTGGTCGCGACCGCGCCCGGAGCCGGTGGCGCGGAGGGACTGTTTGGCGGACTGATCGCGCGCGATCCGTACGGCGACTTCTGGAAGATGTTGTTCGTCGTGGCCACCGTCGTGGTGGGCGTGATGGCGACGCGCGCAAGGGACGCCGTCGACTACGATCAGAACGATCGCGACGCCGCCGAGTTCTACGCGCTGACGCTCACCGTGTGCCTCGGCATGTTCGTCATGGCGTCGGCGACGGATTTGCTGCTCGCGTATCTGAGCTTGGAGACCGTGTCCATCCTGTCGTTCGCGCTCGCCGGCTTCAAGCACCGCGATCGCAAGTCGTCGGAAGCCGCGCTCAAGTACGCGATCTACGGCGGCGTCGCGTCGGGATGCATGCTGTACGGTCTGTCCCTGCTGTACGGGCTCACCGGCACGACTTCGCTCGCTGGGATCGCGGCCGCCGAGCTGACGGCGCACAATCCGATGACCCTGACGATCGGCGTGGCGCTGACGCTCGCCGGCTTCGGCTACAAGATCGCGGTCGTTCCGTTCCACCAGTGGTGCCCGGACGTCTACGAGGGCGCGCCGACGCCGGTCACCGCGTTCTTGTCGGTCGGCCCCAAGGCGGCTGGCTTCGCACTACTCGCGCGGTTTTTCGTGGCGGCGGTGCCGGACGAGGTGTTCGCCGATGCCGACAGCCTGTTCGGGAGCCATCCGTGGCCGATGCTGCTCGGCGCCGTCGCCGTAATGACGATGACGTACGGCAACTTGGTTGCGCTGGTCCAGACCAACGTCAAGCGGCTGCTCGCGTACTCCTCGATCGCCCACGCCGGCTACGTCATGATGGGGATGCTCGTCACCGGAGACGACGGCATGACCGCGATGATGTTCTATCTCGCGGTGTACTTGTTCATGAACCTCGGCGCGTTCGGCGTCGTGTGCGCCGTGGCCGAGCGCGGACTCGGGGAGGATCTGCGGGCGTTCCATCGCCTCGGTTATCGCGCGCCGCTCGTCGCCGCGTGCATGGCGGTATTCCTGGTGAGCCTCACCGGCCTGCCGCCCACGGCGGGCTTCGCGGGCAAGTTCCTGCTGTTCGCGGCGCTCATCCGCGAGGGCGGTGCGCTTCTGTGGGCGATCGCCCTGATCGGCGTGCTGAACAGTGCGATCAGCCTGTTCTACTACGCCAAGATCCTCAAGGCGATGTACTTCGGCTACGAGGGGGCTCCCGCCGGGGACGACTCGCCGGTTGCCATCCACCGCCCGCACACCGCGCTGATCGTCGCGATGACCGTACCGCTCATTCTGTTGGGCGTGTACTGGTCGCCACTGCTGGACCTCGCGGCCGCCCACCTCTCGTTCTGGTAG
- a CDS encoding serine/threonine protein kinase, with protein MDASTSPPTVACGKCRQEYPGDALFCPMCGTAKARDFDGDPLLGTVVGDRYLLTERIGHGASGTIYAAEHTTLRRKVAIKVLHDELSRDDLAIERFRRAATTVGEIDNDHIVAIHDFGRTADGRLYLAMELLEGETLHDRLEREGQLPIDLAVDIAGQLAEALMEAHAVGYVHRDLRPRNIFLARRRGCAHYVKILDFGLAKLVEKEGEAASTSLGMTFGDPRYMSPEQARGDRVDRRADIYSLGCILYEMVVGDPPFLAPKVFDVLTQHIERPPVAPIDRRPDCPPWLNAAILRALAKRPEDRFVTAYRFLQALQEGASTGRIMEGEVARRKETLPPPSVSATLARFGLERERAPSEPFVVESDREPEPDADDARTTTPIARGKSGAVRGPTSSGISQAWYADGEAMSEAVEDGASVSQIRQRLGGASLGASDAGLVSYEDEYEGRRRLVWLGGAAVAVAALGIAVAMALGRGAAAGDADAGSARAGAAAAVEPAAVRGGAADEAAGGATGAGPAADAAVAGGGGPDGDRASSGGARADGARRGGGA; from the coding sequence TTGGACGCTTCGACTTCCCCGCCCACGGTCGCCTGCGGCAAATGCCGCCAAGAATATCCGGGCGACGCGCTGTTCTGCCCGATGTGCGGCACCGCGAAGGCGCGCGACTTCGACGGGGATCCCCTGCTCGGTACGGTCGTCGGCGACCGCTACCTGCTCACGGAGCGCATCGGCCACGGTGCGTCGGGCACGATTTACGCGGCCGAGCACACGACGCTTCGACGCAAGGTCGCGATCAAGGTGCTGCACGACGAGCTGTCGCGCGACGACCTTGCGATTGAGCGGTTTCGGCGCGCCGCGACCACCGTCGGAGAGATCGACAACGACCACATCGTCGCGATCCACGATTTCGGTCGAACTGCGGACGGGCGGCTGTATCTGGCGATGGAGCTGCTCGAGGGGGAGACGCTGCACGACCGACTGGAGCGCGAGGGGCAGCTGCCGATCGATCTCGCCGTGGATATCGCCGGCCAACTCGCGGAGGCGCTGATGGAAGCCCACGCCGTCGGCTACGTCCATCGCGACCTGCGCCCGCGCAACATCTTTCTCGCGCGCCGGCGCGGATGTGCCCACTACGTCAAGATCCTCGACTTCGGTCTCGCCAAGCTCGTCGAAAAGGAGGGAGAGGCGGCGTCGACGAGCCTCGGGATGACGTTCGGCGACCCGCGCTACATGTCTCCGGAACAGGCGCGCGGCGACCGCGTGGACCGGCGCGCCGACATCTACTCCCTCGGCTGCATCTTGTACGAGATGGTCGTCGGCGATCCGCCGTTTCTCGCGCCGAAGGTGTTCGACGTGCTCACGCAGCACATCGAGCGGCCGCCGGTCGCGCCGATCGACAGGCGGCCCGACTGTCCGCCCTGGCTGAACGCCGCGATCCTGCGCGCTCTCGCCAAGCGCCCCGAAGATCGCTTCGTCACGGCGTATCGGTTCTTGCAGGCGCTGCAGGAGGGCGCGTCGACGGGGCGCATCATGGAGGGGGAGGTCGCGCGGCGCAAGGAGACGCTGCCGCCACCGTCGGTGTCGGCGACGCTCGCGCGGTTCGGACTGGAACGCGAGCGAGCGCCGTCGGAGCCGTTCGTGGTCGAGTCCGATCGCGAGCCCGAGCCCGATGCCGACGACGCGCGCACGACGACTCCGATCGCGCGCGGCAAGAGCGGCGCGGTGCGCGGGCCGACGTCGTCGGGGATCTCGCAGGCGTGGTACGCGGACGGCGAGGCGATGTCCGAGGCGGTCGAGGACGGCGCATCGGTCAGCCAGATTCGCCAGCGGCTGGGCGGCGCGTCGCTCGGGGCGAGCGACGCGGGGCTCGTATCGTATGAGGACGAATACGAGGGGCGGCGTCGCTTGGTGTGGCTCGGCGGTGCCGCGGTGGCGGTCGCGGCGCTGGGGATCGCGGTGGCGATGGCGCTCGGCCGAGGGGCAGCGGCGGGCGACGCGGATGCGGGGAGCGCGCGCGCCGGGGCCGCGGCCGCCGTGGAGCCGGCGGCTGTACGGGGCGGCGCCGCGGACGAGGCGGCCGGCGGCGCCACGGGGGCGGGACCCGCAGCGGATGCGGCGGTCGCGGGCGGCGGCGGCCCCGACGGAGACCGGGCGTCGAGCGGCGGGGCGCGTGCAGACGGGGCGCGGCGCGGCGGCGGAGCG
- a CDS encoding NADH-quinone oxidoreductase subunit L has translation METTDILRAAAFQSVTDVPYLWLIALFPFVGAAINGILGKKLQDAIGKKANHTIAIGAMLAAFAVACVAFVRLLGLPAGERTLRTDLFPMFEVGDFRVHFSFVMDQLSGTMALIITGIGTLIHIYSTGYMAEEKAYWRFFCYLNLFVFAMLLLVLGDTFVLMFFGWEGVGLCSYLLIGFWYQDFAKATAGMKAFVVNRVGDFAFVCGLFLLFWSVSAASTAVKADRVDDRGDRYAQVTRLDPAAEEPEPAGPAEVRLGGTVHFGELQQQLALTERAVDGTTTRPVVDRLLAMDIAGIPVVFLICLFFFVGATGKSAQIPLYVWLPDAMAGPTPVSALIHAATMVTAGVYMIARLNFLYFLSPGAMSIVAFVGAATSLFAATMALFQYDIKKVLAYSTVSQLGFMFIGVGVGAWWVGVFHLLTHACFKACLFLGSGSVIHGMHFLEHHGHGDGDHDDGPTPHSALRNAPDPHDPQDMRNMGGLASVMPKTRLTYLIACISIAGFPIAAGFYSKDEILWKAMSNGATLVPGWLIWAIGFLAAGCTAFYMFRSYYMTFHRREPTEDIRKHCHESPLNMTGVLWVLAVLAVVTGALGLPHYLGFHPIFEAWLEPVMANGPFREAEGVFSSHALEYALVFASIAIATAGFLLARYFYFDERRTAARMAALKARYDRVHELLYNKYWVDELYQATFVRGFKATARWLAWFDAHIIDWAVNFVGAVGRAAAWLGGFIDRMFVDGAVNGVAHGLLALGRQARRIQTGRINNYALGIAVGVVLLAILGHFAN, from the coding sequence ATGGAGACCACAGACATTCTCCGCGCGGCCGCATTTCAGTCCGTTACGGACGTGCCCTACCTGTGGCTGATCGCCCTGTTCCCGTTCGTCGGCGCGGCGATCAACGGCATTTTGGGCAAGAAGCTGCAAGATGCGATCGGCAAGAAGGCCAACCACACGATCGCCATCGGCGCGATGCTCGCGGCGTTCGCCGTCGCCTGTGTCGCGTTCGTCCGGCTGCTCGGATTGCCGGCGGGCGAACGGACCCTGCGCACCGACTTGTTTCCCATGTTCGAGGTCGGTGACTTCCGCGTCCACTTCTCGTTCGTGATGGATCAACTGTCGGGGACGATGGCTCTGATCATCACCGGCATCGGCACGCTGATCCACATCTACTCGACCGGATACATGGCCGAGGAGAAGGCGTACTGGCGGTTCTTCTGTTACCTGAACCTGTTCGTGTTCGCCATGCTCCTGCTCGTCCTCGGCGACACGTTCGTGCTGATGTTCTTCGGCTGGGAGGGCGTCGGCCTGTGTTCCTACCTGCTCATCGGCTTCTGGTATCAGGACTTCGCCAAGGCGACGGCCGGCATGAAGGCGTTCGTCGTCAACCGCGTGGGCGACTTCGCGTTCGTGTGCGGCCTGTTCCTGCTGTTCTGGTCCGTGTCGGCCGCGTCGACCGCCGTGAAGGCGGATCGCGTCGACGATAGGGGCGATCGCTACGCGCAGGTAACGCGTCTCGACCCGGCCGCCGAGGAGCCGGAGCCGGCCGGGCCTGCCGAGGTCCGGCTCGGCGGCACCGTTCACTTCGGCGAACTGCAGCAGCAGTTGGCGCTCACGGAGCGCGCGGTCGACGGGACGACGACGCGCCCGGTGGTCGACCGCCTGCTGGCGATGGACATCGCCGGCATCCCGGTCGTGTTCCTCATCTGTCTGTTCTTTTTCGTCGGCGCGACCGGCAAATCCGCGCAAATCCCGTTGTACGTGTGGCTGCCGGACGCAATGGCCGGCCCCACGCCGGTGTCGGCCCTCATCCACGCCGCGACCATGGTCACCGCCGGTGTGTACATGATCGCGCGCTTGAATTTCCTGTACTTCTTGTCGCCCGGCGCGATGTCGATCGTTGCGTTCGTCGGCGCGGCGACCTCCCTGTTCGCCGCGACGATGGCGCTGTTTCAGTACGACATCAAGAAAGTGCTCGCGTACTCGACGGTTTCTCAGCTCGGCTTCATGTTCATCGGCGTCGGCGTCGGCGCGTGGTGGGTCGGCGTGTTTCACCTGCTCACGCACGCCTGCTTCAAGGCGTGCCTGTTCCTCGGTTCGGGCAGCGTGATCCACGGGATGCACTTCCTCGAGCACCACGGACACGGCGACGGCGATCACGACGACGGGCCGACGCCACACAGCGCGCTGCGCAACGCACCCGATCCGCACGACCCCCAGGACATGCGCAACATGGGCGGTCTCGCCTCGGTCATGCCGAAGACGCGGCTCACGTACCTGATCGCGTGCATCTCGATCGCCGGCTTCCCGATCGCCGCGGGCTTCTACTCCAAAGACGAGATCCTGTGGAAGGCGATGTCGAACGGGGCGACCCTCGTGCCCGGGTGGTTGATCTGGGCGATCGGCTTCCTCGCGGCGGGCTGCACCGCCTTTTACATGTTCCGCAGCTACTACATGACGTTCCACCGGCGCGAGCCGACGGAGGACATCCGCAAGCACTGTCACGAGTCGCCGCTCAACATGACGGGCGTGCTATGGGTCCTCGCCGTCCTCGCCGTCGTCACCGGCGCGCTCGGACTGCCGCACTATCTCGGCTTCCACCCAATTTTCGAGGCGTGGCTGGAGCCCGTGATGGCCAATGGGCCCTTCCGCGAAGCCGAGGGCGTGTTCAGCTCGCACGCGCTCGAGTACGCGCTCGTGTTTGCGTCCATCGCAATCGCCACGGCCGGGTTCCTGCTCGCGCGTTACTTCTACTTCGACGAGCGGCGAACGGCGGCGCGCATGGCAGCGCTCAAGGCCCGCTATGACCGCGTCCACGAGCTGCTGTACAACAAGTACTGGGTCGACGAACTGTATCAGGCGACATTCGTCCGCGGTTTCAAGGCGACCGCGCGGTGGCTCGCATGGTTCGACGCCCACATCATCGACTGGGCGGTCAACTTCGTCGGCGCAGTCGGTCGAGCCGCTGCATGGCTGGGCGGGTTCATCGACCGCATGTTCGTGGATGGCGCGGTCAACGGTGTCGCGCACGGGCTGCTGGCACTCGGGCGCCAGGCGCGACGGATACAGACCGGCCGAATCAACAACTACGCCCTCGGCATCGCCGTCGGCGTCGTCCTGCTGGCTATCTTGGGGCATTTCGCCAACTAG